The segment CTGTACTCTTCAAATGGGAGGAAGTGACCAGTGGGGGAATATTACTACTGGTACAGAAATAATAAGAAGAATAGGCCAGGGAAAAGGATATGCTCTTACCTGCCCTCTTATTACCAAAGCTGATGGGACGAAATTTGGAAAGACGGAAGGCGGGAACATTTGGCTCGACCCCAATTACACTTCTCCTTATAAATTTTACCAATACTGGCTAAATTCAAGCGATGAGGATGCCGAAAAATATATAAAGATCTTCACCTTCCTCAAAAAAGAGGAAATAGAAAAGCTGGTTGAAGATCATAAAAAAGAACCTCACCTTAGGCAGTTGCAGAAAAAACTTGCTGAGGAAATTACGGTAATGGTTCATTCCCGGGAAGATTATGATAATGCACTGAAAGCTTCGGAAGTATTGTTTGGTAAAAGTACAGCTGATGATCTTAAAGGCTTAAACGAAGCTACTTTCCTGGATGTTTTTGAAGGAGTGCCCCAGGCTGAAGTTGCCCGTAAAGATGTCGAGGATGGATTGGATATGATAGCAGCGCTTTCGGCTAAAACAGGATTTTTAAATTCAAATGGGGAAGCCAGAAGGGCGTTAAAGGAAAATTCTATATCGGTTAATAAGGATAAAGTAAGCGAGGAGTATCAAATTACCTCAAAAGATCTCATTAACAACAAATATGTTATCCTGAATAAAGGGAAACGTAATACCTATATTATTAGCGTGGTCTAAATTACAAAACCCCTTCAAGCGAGAGCCTAAAGGGGTTTGCAACTAACTAACCAATCTAATATGAAAAAACTTTCATCTAGTGTAAACAAAACCTAACCACAAATCTGTTTACAATATATAGGTCGGGAGATTCTCAAATCATTACACAGTAAAATGTTAAATTTTAGTCCCGACTTTAATTTTTTTATGCATCAGAAGAATAGGAGAATTAGCAGAAGTATATTCAGCAGGGAAAAAAAGTTTGACCAATATAATTAATACAGCCTAACCTTAATTTTTACAAAGAAGAATTCTGTTGTACATACAGGTAAGTTTAGGGAGGAAATATTAATGAAGAGTTAGATCTTCTTCGGGTTGATCAAATATTTCTGAGGGTGAGTGGAGTAGATTAAATAACCATTAAATTACACCCGCGAATATCGCTGTTGTCAAACCTCCCGAGAATTTCGATTTCATTCTCACCTTTTATTTTACCCAGATCCTGTGTTGCTATAAACGAACAGGAATTTAAATTGGCAAGATCGATAACATTAATTCCGCCTGTTTT is part of the Antarcticibacterium sp. 1MA-6-2 genome and harbors:
- the tyrS gene encoding tyrosine--tRNA ligase; this translates as MNFVEEITWRGMLHDVMPGTEEHLLEGMRAAYVGIDPTADSLHIGHLVSVMMLRHFQLCGHKPFALIGGATGMIGDPSGKSAERNLLDEETLRHNQNSIKNQLKKFLDFESNSENAAVLVNNYDWMKDFSFLGFIRDVGKHITVNYMMSKDSVKKRLSSDASEGMSFTEFTYQLVQGYDFLHLYREYDCTLQMGGSDQWGNITTGTEIIRRIGQGKGYALTCPLITKADGTKFGKTEGGNIWLDPNYTSPYKFYQYWLNSSDEDAEKYIKIFTFLKKEEIEKLVEDHKKEPHLRQLQKKLAEEITVMVHSREDYDNALKASEVLFGKSTADDLKGLNEATFLDVFEGVPQAEVARKDVEDGLDMIAALSAKTGFLNSNGEARRALKENSISVNKDKVSEEYQITSKDLINNKYVILNKGKRNTYIISVV